tgaaacgcacaaatgaatttttcaatacaagagtattgaagatataaaatattttatttaaattaaaaaaaaatcagtgtaaaataagtttaacttcggtttaaataaataaaatcatattacaggttagaattatttagagtcttctaaaatttagtcatcttgaaaataacaaaaataagtcatataagtaaatttaagataaatttcataaagagttaagatatataatttatcaaaaatcataatttttattacgtaaattaatttttcaacaaaaactatacccgccctttttaagggcgggtaaAAATCTagtaatctattaaaactgaagtacaaatagtacttaGCTTTTCGTTTTccacaaaaattacaatgatTTGCCACCAGGCTACTAAACTATTGTTTTAGACTTTTCCTTAaccaactaaaataaattaacattacTTCATCATAAATTACGTGTATCTTAAACCTAAAATCAAATCTCAAAACACAAGTCGCTATTTCTCTCTGATCACATCTCTATCTTTAAAaaggagacagagagagagcTCGATTTCTGGCACATCGGAATTTCTTCCGACCATAGCCGgactgttttgtttttgttttatatttcgATCTATGATCGACTTTATGTTGTGATTTTCAATATTTCCATCAGTTCCttcaagtttatatttttttcatcagTCGAAGTTGATTAAATAAAGTTTTAGTCTTTTTTCTTGACTAAAGTTTCAGTCTTTTGGAATGGGTTTCGTTTGTAATATATTTCTCTCGGTTAAAACTAATTTTCAGAGACTCTACATGGCTGGTAACAGGTGATTTCAATGATATCACGGGAAATATGGAGAAGCAGGGAGGCACAGAGAGATCAGAAGCCTCCTTCTCGGATTTATCTTATGCAACGTTTGTCTATGGAAATCAAGAGAAGAGGAAACGAAAGGAAACATGGGACTACCTAACCTCTCTGGCTCTTATCAGAGACTCTGCATAGCTGGTAACAGGTGATTTCAATGATATCACAGGAAATATGGAGAAGCAGGGAGGCACGGAGAGATCAGAAGCCTCCTTCTCGGATTTCAGAACCTTCCTTTCAGAAGGTGACCTGTACGATCTCCAGCATAGTGGGGAATGCCTGTCCTGGAAAGGAAAAAGAGGTACACACGAAGTTAAGTGAAGGCTAGATAGAACTCTAGCGAACAGCTCATGGTCAGAACTCTACCCATCAGGCCGCTGTGAGTACCTTCGTTTTGACAGCTCTGATCACAGACCGGTAGTTACCTATTTCGAACCCCTGCGGAAAAAGAAAAAGGGCATATTCAGATACAACAGGAGGCTGAGCAAGAATCCAGAGGTTACACAGATAGTGAAAGAAACGTGGGCTCAAAGTAACCAACTCAAAGAAAAGCAGAAAGTGGATAGATGCAGAACGGCAATCATCAAATGGTCCAAACAACAGAGAGAGAGTAACTTAGCTCAGTTGGAGAAACTCAAGAAGTCGATAGAAGACGAAACAATTGCTTTGGCCCCAAATGTGGAGATGCTGGACAAGATGAAGCTCGAACTCCTCGAGGCGTACAAAACGGAAGAAAACTACTGGAAGCAGCGTAGTAGACAGCTCTGGCTGCACTTGGGAGACAAGAATACAGGGTTCTTTCACGCatctacaaaaaaagaaaagctatCAATAAGTTTGCTGTGATCGAAAACGAAGAAGGGGTGGAAGTCTATAAGGAAGAAGAAATATCTGAAACAATAGAGAGATATACTTCTTTAAACTATTCACCTCAATGGAGAGCAACCTAGAGCAGATGAAAGAGATCATATCAGAAGCAATCAAGGCCAGGGTAACTAATGAACAGAATGAGAATCTGATCAAGATACCTTCCCCTGAAGAAATTAAGGCAGCTCTATTCTCCATAAACGCAGAGAAAGCCCCAGGCCAAGACGGGTTCTCGGCCTGTTTCTTCCAATCAAACTGGAACATAGTGGGCGTTGACATCATAGAGGAAGTGCAAGAATTCTTCAAATACGGCATCATGCCGAGAACCATCAATGAGACCCATGTGAGGCTGATACCGAAGGGGATTGGAGCTAAGACCACGGCAGACTATAGGCCGATTGCCTTATGCAATGTCTATTATAAGACAATCTCCAAACTGCTATCGAGACGCTTCCAATCAATccttcatattatatattttattattgttacccataattaatataaatatcattaattaagcataaaattaagagaaaattatttttttattttaaattatatttaagaatatatatgtatacatataaagttaaaatcttagataaaaaattatttatttcatttggttaaatatattaaatcaacttgtacaaaattactaaaaatcatataaaattgtatagttatcaaaaattaaaactaaataatatttatataatttgtagatgtctaaaagaaattaatgatattacgatttattttttttaattcagaaaatttagaaaattttagataataaaaattttataattataaaagtaaaattatataatatttcgaaattcaaaatgtcatatttgaatatatttattttaatgatgatttatgagttattaccatattctacaaagtttaccaaaaatataaatcaatattaaatttaatatatgagttattgccatattctaaaatgatttccaaatatatatatcagcattaaatgtaattgtccatgtcatatttaaccatatgacatgtcatcaatcttaatagtcacgtcacaatttttttttgaaaacaattgtagagaaaacatgtggcaaatcacttcgcaaataatgttCAGgggatttatatatatatatatatataacccatttaagttcaaatatatattttcaaaggaataaaaaataaaaatatatatgaaactaATATTATGTTTAGTTGAAAATAActaagtatttaaaatatattattgtttatttattcgTATACCCATACCTAGTTTGATTATTTCACTAGTGGATTATAAAGAGAACTATCCAAAATAACTAACTGAAAGTGAACCTGATACCCATGCCTAATTTGATTATCAACAAACTAAAATAGTAAATAAGTGTAAAACTGAAGATGAACAAACATACAGAATGTTTAACTCAAAGTTAGCACAAGAAGATTCATGTTACATGATTTCATCCAGAAAACGGCTTAAGAAGTCCTCGTCCTCTCATTCGGTTCATGACTCTTGAAGCATCGTTTAGTTTATCTGCTCTCTCATACAAAGCCGCCACAACCAAATGCAACTCCTTGCTATTGACGTTAGGATCGGactccaatctctcaaacaaAGATTCAACCATCTCGAAATCTTTCTTGGACGAGTATAAACTCAGCATCTGGAAATGAACTTCATCAGGGAAAACACATCCTTCCTCTTGCATCTCTCTGTAAACCGTATCCGCCTTTTCAAACTCTCTTTGTTTCCCATAAGCGTTCAACACTATAGCTATCGCGTTTGAATCCGGAAAGTAACCAGCGCTTCTCATTTTCTCAAACACTTCAATGACATTCACGTACCTTTGGTTTCTCGAGTAAAGATTGATCATACAGCCAAAAACAGATATGTCTTTTACCTCACCTGAATCAAAAGCTTGTCGGAAAACCCATGTGGCCTCTTCTATTCTCCCAGCTTTAGCAAGAATGGTGATAGCGGTCTCTCTAGGTATGTTATCAGGACGCTTTAACTCCTGTAGCAGACGTTTAGCATGCCCCACTAGACCAACTCTTTCGTAAGCCACAATCATTGTCTGGTATAGAACTTGGTCGATTTCAACACCTGAACTCCTCAGTTTCTGAAACAGTGTTGCAGCTCGGTCTAATTTACCAGCTTTCCCCCATATCGAGATAATAGTTGAGTATGTAATGGCGTTAGGTTCGATTCCCCTGCTCTGCATCTCCTGAACAAGATTCGTTGCCTTTTCGTGCTCCAGAGTCTTCCCATAGATCTTAATCATCGTGTTGTAAGTAACAACGTTCTGCTCAATGTCTTTCCTCTGCATCAACCTGAAAAGATGAATAGCTTCACCGAAAAGCTCAGCCTCACCGTAAACACGGAGGATGGTGTTGTAGCTAACAACGTTTGGTTCAATATCCATTTTCCTCATACTCCAAAACAACCTATCAGCTTCTTTCACCATGTCAAGCTGACCATAAACATCAATCATTACATTACAAGTGGTGAGATCCAATGCACAATTCACCTCTTTCATCTCTGCGAAAACGGACAGAGCTTCAAGAAACTTGTGATTCTCTACATAAACACTCAAAAGAGTTGAGTAGCTAACTGTGTTTGGTTCAACACCAGCTCCCTTCATCTCCTTTATAAGCAAACGAGCTTCTCTGAACAACTTAGCCTTTCCATAAACATTAATCATCGAATTATACGCAACAAGATCAGGGGTAATACCCGATTTCTTCAGCCTCGAGAAGATCGAAATAGCCTTAGAATAATCACAAAGCCTCCGAGACAACTCAATGAGGTTACTATACAAGACAAGATCACCGGAAACACGGTCTTGTTCCATCTTCTGAAGCCAAGACAAAGCCGAGTCGAACATACCTTCTTTACCAAACGAAGTGATAAGCGTGGAATAAGTATAC
The sequence above is drawn from the Raphanus sativus cultivar WK10039 chromosome 7, ASM80110v3, whole genome shotgun sequence genome and encodes:
- the LOC108814826 gene encoding pentatricopeptide repeat-containing protein At5g39980, chloroplastic; its protein translation is MVSTFPRWKMYINICSSSSPSLPSIPLTRPHIYTFTPFFTTPESSTQHRSLIFTVSASSSSSSSSQSTQTKNAWRKQAENSTSSKKHRRYQRSTFLDHKVDMDELLASIHKTHNEQELFSLLSLYKDRQLSIRFMVSLLSREQDWQRSLALLDWVHEEAKYTPSVFAYNVVLRNVLRAKQFDIAHGLFDEMRQRGLAPDRYTYSTLITSFGKEGMFDSALSWLQKMEQDRVSGDLVLYSNLIELSRRLCDYSKAISIFSRLKKSGITPDLVAYNSMINVYGKAKLFREARLLIKEMKGAGVEPNTVSYSTLLSVYVENHKFLEALSVFAEMKEVNCALDLTTCNVMIDVYGQLDMVKEADRLFWSMRKMDIEPNVVSYNTILRVYGEAELFGEAIHLFRLMQRKDIEQNVVTYNTMIKIYGKTLEHEKATNLVQEMQSRGIEPNAITYSTIISIWGKAGKLDRAATLFQKLRSSGVEIDQVLYQTMIVAYERVGLVGHAKRLLQELKRPDNIPRETAITILAKAGRIEEATWVFRQAFDSGEVKDISVFGCMINLYSRNQRYVNVIEVFEKMRSAGYFPDSNAIAIVLNAYGKQREFEKADTVYREMQEEGCVFPDEVHFQMLSLYSSKKDFEMVESLFERLESDPNVNSKELHLVVAALYERADKLNDASRVMNRMRGRGLLKPFSG